The Streptomyces kanamyceticus DNA segment CGGCGGCGTCGACGTGGTCCTGATGGACCTGCAGTTCGGCGCGGGGATGCACGGCTCGGCGGCGACGGCCGAGATCACCGCGCGCGAGGGGGCGCCGCGGGTGCTCGTGCTCACGACGTACGACACGGACGCGGACATCCTCGCGGCGGTCGAGGCGGGGGCGGCCGGTTATCTCCTCAAGGACGCGCCGCCGGAGGAGCTGGCCGCGGCGGTCCGCACCGCCGCGTCGGGCCGCTCGGCGCTGGCGCCCGCGATCGCGCACCGCCTGATGGACCGGATGCGGGCGCCCGGGGAGGCGCTCAGCCGCCGGGAACTGGAGGTCCTTCGCCTGGTGCGGGACGGTCTGTCGAACCAGCGGATCAGCAAGGAGCTGTTCCTGAGCCAGGCCACGGTGAAGTCCCATCTGGTGCACATCTACGCGAAGCTCGGCGTGGACTCCCGTACGGCGGCGGTCGCGGCGGCGACCTCACGCGGCCTG contains these protein-coding regions:
- a CDS encoding response regulator yields the protein MTPNTARTVRLLLADDHPVVRAGLRAVLDAEPDFEIVAEAATAEAAVERAAGGGVDVVLMDLQFGAGMHGSAATAEITAREGAPRVLVLTTYDTDADILAAVEAGAAGYLLKDAPPEELAAAVRTAASGRSALAPAIAHRLMDRMRAPGEALSRRELEVLRLVRDGLSNQRISKELFLSQATVKSHLVHIYAKLGVDSRTAAVAAATSRGLIRRGA